The following nucleotide sequence is from Archocentrus centrarchus isolate MPI-CPG fArcCen1 chromosome 18, fArcCen1, whole genome shotgun sequence.
AAATCCCtccctgtctgatcatttcatagtaacatttaaatttacaataatatatTATACCACCAAAACAACACTAGTGGAAGTAGCTAATCTTCTTATAGTCTCTGACAGACTCCTTTCTATGcctgtcctgttagacctcagtgcagcatccaATACTGTTGACCGTGATGTTGTATTACAGAGAATAAAAGACACCATAGATATTACAgctaaaatgagaaacatcctgtctcactgtgatgctgaaaaacaagtttgtgtgtttattgctTCTAGATTGGACTTCAAGTCATTGTTCTCAGGTTGTTCTAAAAAAGTTCTTTAAAAGCCTTCAGTAGATCCATAATTCAGttcagctagagtactgacagagaTTACAAAGAGAGAGCATGCTTCtcacatattggcttctcttcattggttccctattaaatccagaattaaatttaattgGAGCCTAACCCAGCTGTCATATGGCCAGAGGCAGGGAACACCCTGTACAGATCACCAGGCTGTCgaagggctaacacagagagacagacaactattcccacctatgagcaatttagaattaccaattagcctaaccccactatatgcatgtgtttgaactgtgagaggaaaccagagcacccagagaaaacccacagaaacacggggagaacctgcagactccacacagaaaggcccaggccaaggtggattcaaacccaggccttcttgctgtgaggcaaccgtgctaaccaccacgctgcCCAGTATTGCATTTGATCTTTAGTACATAATTTTAAACCCTGGCTCTCTCCTAcatgtgtcttttgtcctgtttatCTatgctctcctctccctcccctcacttCCAACCGATCACAGAGGATGAGTgcacctccctgagcctggttctgcaaaGGTTTCTTCATGTTAAAAGGCAGgctttccttctcactgttacCAAGtgcctgctcatagggggtcatccaTTTGTTGGGTTTCCTCTCTAGTACTGTGTGGTCATCACCCTACattgtaaagcaccttgaggtgacagtggcTGTgtttggcactgtataaatacaactgaattgAACTAAACAAACATGGTAACCACACATTTTAATAAGAAGCATGAAGAGCTATGAATTTACAAAGAAtgcatgttttgtgtttggCACTATGTTTTAGGATACCAAAGCTCAACCTGGCAAATTCGACTATAACCCTTAGTAACCCTACAAGTCACCAACCACTCCTTTTAAACTACTGTGGTCAAAATGAGAAGAGCAAATGTATCTGCAAATGTACTTCAGCATAAACACGGGGTGAAACTACAACACCCTTTAAACAAGTGTTTAAAGCTACCAAATCAGCCTGTATCAAAATTTATAAGAATGTACTAAATTGCACAGCTTGAGAAGTCTGCATAAAGATATGTAACAATTAAAATCAGACGTGACATTTTTATGCAAAATGTATTGGTGGTGGATGGCAGCAGGTAGGATTGTTTTTCTGTATGTTGAATTGAGTTAAACAGGTGGTTTGATGAAGGATTTTAATTCACGACTGTTAACTCTAAAAATTGGAGTGACAAGGTTGCTCTGAACACGCCCCTATAAAAAAAGGTGCTTCACTAAAGACGTGAAACTTTTGCTGcactgcttattttttttttctaaaaatgtttttttggggggttttttccACTGTGGTCACTGGTGTCATCCTGCCTATAGTACTTTTGAACACTGTGTACTTTCAGACATGACTGGAGAGCACCGACAGCCACACCGCAACTACAAATGTGTTCATTTGACACCAGCAGCTTTGATGCTATTAGAGGATGTTTTCTAAGAGTCAGACTGAATTTAATAGCTGTCTtttcttttatgtatttgttagtGTTTAGTTTCAGGACTTGAGCACCCTGAAAACATGTTGAGCACAAACCTCCCCCCAACCTGCTATATTATTGGTGCACATTGTCTTTGATTCTACTCAATGAAGCAAAAGTCAGTGAAGGTGTAACCACATTTCCTATATGGGGCAGATCACATGGCTTTAGACTATCTAATAAAGTAAgagtaaagattttttttctttcacgcTAGAAGTTTGATGATGACACCTTCAGCTGTTGCTTCATATCTAACATGTAGGAAATATTGGTGAGTTATGTTTTTGTGATTACAACATAGGTTTTTTGCTGCATCTACTTTGTAACATTTCCTGCCAATTAAGATGACCAGAATTAGTCCACATCTCACTAACACGAGAGACATGTAATATGAGCTAATGTCAGTGAAAGCCTGACTTAGCATTGAAGCAACCGCATTTGTTTTTTCCGATTTCAGTTTAGTCCGGAAGATCCATCTGAAGCCACAGTTATCTGTTCAGCATAAGGTTTTTATCTTGGCTGATGTTGGTGAAAATGTGACACTGCAATGTTTCTGTGAAGGTGGTGATTCAGCATGGCTCTTGTGGTATAAGCAAATTATTGGACTGAAACCAAAGCTAATCTCTATCGTCTGTTCGTATGATACAAAAATCACTTTTCATAATGAATTCAAGAACAGCACACGCTTTAGTCTGGAATAACAGAGAATTTTAGATTGGAAATTTCTCTGAATACTGTGCATGTGCCGATAGATCTGTCTCAAATCGCCATCTGTCACAGAATCATGACACTATGCTCTGAACGTGGACCTGTTTCCTTGCATACAGTGTCACTttaaatcagccaatcaaacGCAGTCTTGCCCCTGAAGAGCCTGTGATGAGAGAGGTTCTTTCCACTCAAGTCACCGATTTGAGCACAATGACATCTCCACAGTCTGTTTTctatttgatgtttttgttctttgggGAAATGGGtgagttgtgtttttttcctcagcagCTTTTATCTTTTAGAGATTCTGGTCACTCTTAATAACGTGGCTTTTAATTGTTTCTAGTTTACTTCCTGAATTTGAAAGGAACTGTCTTTGCTTTATCTCTCCTGTCACTTCAGCTCAGAGGAGTCATCAGTCCTCGTCTGTTCATCAAGAGAGCAGTTTTATATCCGCTAATGTTGGGGAGAATATAACTTTGAAATGTGTCTACAAAGATGAAGTGGTAGCAAGGTTTTACTGGTATAAGCAAACACTCGGACAGAAGCCGAGGCTCATTTCTAGCTTCTATTCATATGATAAAAATGGCACTTTCTATGATGAATGTCAGAACAATCCACGATTCACACTGGATACAGGAAAAGCTCAAAATCATTTGAACATAAGAAATCTGCAGATCTCAGACTCAGCTACTTATTTCTGTGCGAGTAGCTATTCGGTAAGTTTTTCATTTGCAGAAGGCATCACTCTCAGCGTTAAAGGATCGGGTTTGAACCTCCAGCCTTTAGTCCAACAGTCTGCACCTGAGACCATCCAGCCAGGAGGCTCTGTGACTCTGAACTGTACAGTACACACTGGGACCTGTGATGGAGAACACAGTGTTTACTGGTTCAAAGACACTGAAGAACCTCATTCAGGACTCATTTACACCAATGAAGGGAGGAATGATGAGTGTGAGAGGAAACCaaagacaaatacaaacacCTGTGTTTACAACTTCCCACTGAAGAACCTGAATGTTTCTCATGCTGGGACCTACTACTGTGCTGTTGCCTCATGTGGATACATGATTTTTGGAAACGGGACCAAGCTGGACTTGGAGAGTGAGTACATTCAATAAAAACATCTACTTCCACTGTAAACTCATATAGCTCACAGTTCTGTTATGTCTCCTCCTGAATCTGCAGATGATGTGGACTCCTTTGCCTTGAGAGGAGCTTTTGCATTCACAACCATCCTGAGTATATTACTAGTTCCCAGTTTGTGTGTGATCATCAGGGTAAATAGCTGCGTCTGTCCAGAATCTCATGCAAGGTTTAGAGATTTCTTCAATAAAGATGAAAAGGtaattcttgttttgtttgctgttgttttttttcatgaatcACATGTGTTATTTActcatttctttacttttttgtcattatcaggATTGCCAACATATTTTAACGGAGAAGACCGATAACACCTGGAGTGAATGTGTGTACTTTCACTTAAAGcagtaaaactgaaaatgtttgatttttgtctttgtatAATAGAACAGACCTCATATTCtctttttaaagtatttcatAACTTCtctaaagttttcttttttgtgattttagaTAATTGTGATGACTctagatcagggatcctcaagtccaggcctcgagggccggtgtcctgcaggttttagatgtgtccctgatccaacacacctgaatcaaatggctgaattaacTCCTCAgtttgcagtcaagttctcccgagtcctgctaatgacttctatatttgactcaggtgtgttggagcacagacacatctaaaagttgcaggagaccgaccctcaaggcctggacttgaggatccctgctctagatTGTTGCTTTCCAGTAAAGCTATTAAACAAGCTTTTCAACAGCAACTCATGGAAGTGCAGTTGCCACGTATATTCAACTCAGCATTTCTGATACTGaatcaaacagaaaaaatgagCACTAACACCTAAAATAAACTGGGTGCAGCAGCATAGCTCAAAAAAGTGCTTACAATTCCTCCAGAACAGGGATCCTCGAGGGCCGGtctcctgcaacttttagatgtgtctctgcttcaacacacctgagtcaaatatagaagtcattagcaggacttgggagaacttgactgcatactgaggagttaattcagccatttgattcaggtgtgttggatcagggatcCCTGCTCTAGAAGCAGCTCTCCATGCCAGATTGCTTAAAATAACGGTGGGTCTCTTGTTCAGAAGGAACATCAAGTTGCACAAAGCAgcacaaaacaataaataaaaatgggtggcttcagacaaaagtgctatcttctgaactgtgtatcatatccaaat
It contains:
- the LOC115797571 gene encoding immunoglobulin kappa light chain-like; this encodes MTSPQSVFYLMFLFFGEMAQRSHQSSSVHQESSFISANVGENITLKCVYKDEVVARFYWYKQTLGQKPRLISSFYSYDKNGTFYDECQNNPRFTLDTGKAQNHLNIRNLQISDSATYFCASSYSVSFSFAEGITLSVKGSGLNLQPLVQQSAPETIQPGGSVTLNCTVHTGTCDGEHSVYWFKDTEEPHSGLIYTNEGRNDECERKPKTNTNTCVYNFPLKNLNVSHAGTYYCAVASCGYMIFGNGTKLDLENDVDSFALRGAFAFTTILSILLVPSLCVIIRVNSCVCPESHARFRDFFNKDEKDCQHILTEKTDNTWSECVYFHLKQ